From the genome of Bacteroides sp. MSB163, one region includes:
- a CDS encoding Tex family protein yields the protein MIQLFHRMISAALGISEKQIGHTLDLLEDGATIPFISRYRKEATGGLDEVQIEAIKTHYEKLNETAKRKETIINTINEQGKMTPELQKRIDETWDSTILEDIYLPYKPKRRTRAEVARQKGLEPLATLLMLQREPNPEKRAEAYVKGEVKDAEDALKGARDIIAEQVSEDEQARNTVRFAFSRQAVITAKVVKGKETEADKYRDYFEFSKPLKKCTSHQLLAIRRAEAEGLLKVSISPDDEECVERLERRFVRSNNACGEQVAEAVQDAYKRLLKSSIETEFAAQSKEQADEEAIRVFVQNLRQLLLASPLGQKRVMGIDPGFRTGCKVICLDAQGNLLHNENIYPHAPVHKTAEAVSKIQKMVEAYQIEAIAVGNGTASRETEEFLKHQTFRQDIQVFVVSEQGASIYSASKIARDEFPEYDVTVRGAVSIARRLMDPLAELVKIDPKSIGVGQYQHDVDQTKLKKSLDLTVESCVNLVGVNLNTASSHLLTYISGLGPQLAQNIVNYRAENGAFTSRKQLMKVPRMGAKAFEQCAGFLRIPQAENPLDNTAVHPESYCIVEQMAKDLGCSVAELIASKELRLKIKPEKYLTPTVGMPTLKDILQELEKPGRDPRGPIKIFEFDKNVRTINDLHEGMELPGIVGNITNFGAFVDIGIKENGLIHLSQLADRFVSDPNEIVSIHQHVRVRVLSVDMDRKRIALKLISE from the coding sequence ATGATACAGTTATTCCATCGCATGATTTCCGCCGCCCTCGGCATTTCCGAGAAGCAAATCGGCCATACACTTGATTTATTGGAAGACGGAGCTACCATTCCCTTCATCAGTCGCTACCGCAAAGAAGCTACCGGCGGACTGGATGAAGTGCAAATTGAAGCCATCAAAACACACTATGAGAAGCTGAACGAAACAGCCAAACGGAAAGAGACTATCATCAACACCATCAACGAGCAGGGGAAAATGACTCCCGAACTGCAAAAACGTATTGATGAAACATGGGACAGCACCATTCTTGAAGACATCTACCTACCTTATAAACCCAAACGCCGCACACGTGCGGAAGTAGCCCGCCAGAAAGGACTGGAACCACTGGCGACATTGCTGATGCTGCAACGGGAACCCAACCCCGAGAAACGTGCGGAAGCATACGTCAAAGGAGAAGTGAAAGATGCCGAAGACGCATTGAAAGGGGCACGGGACATCATTGCCGAACAGGTCAGTGAAGACGAACAGGCACGCAACACCGTGCGTTTCGCCTTCTCCCGGCAAGCCGTCATCACCGCCAAGGTAGTGAAAGGAAAAGAAACCGAAGCAGATAAATACCGGGATTATTTCGAATTCAGCAAACCACTGAAGAAATGTACCTCGCACCAGTTGCTTGCCATCCGTCGTGCCGAAGCCGAAGGTCTGCTGAAAGTCAGCATAAGTCCTGATGACGAGGAATGTGTAGAACGTCTGGAACGCCGCTTTGTCCGTAGCAACAACGCTTGCGGAGAACAAGTGGCGGAGGCCGTACAGGATGCCTACAAACGCCTGTTGAAATCGTCCATCGAAACTGAGTTTGCCGCACAAAGTAAGGAGCAGGCCGATGAAGAAGCCATCCGGGTATTCGTCCAGAACCTGCGCCAGCTATTGCTCGCCTCCCCACTGGGGCAAAAACGGGTAATGGGCATTGATCCGGGCTTCCGTACAGGCTGCAAGGTAATATGCCTGGACGCACAAGGCAATCTGCTCCACAATGAGAACATCTATCCGCATGCTCCGGTGCACAAAACCGCAGAGGCTGTATCCAAAATACAAAAGATGGTGGAAGCTTATCAGATAGAAGCCATCGCCGTAGGCAACGGAACCGCAAGCCGTGAAACCGAAGAATTTCTGAAACACCAAACTTTCAGACAGGATATTCAGGTATTTGTGGTGAGCGAACAGGGTGCTTCGATTTATTCCGCATCCAAAATCGCCCGGGATGAGTTTCCCGAATACGATGTCACGGTACGTGGAGCCGTATCTATCGCCCGCCGCCTGATGGACCCATTGGCGGAATTAGTGAAAATAGATCCGAAGTCCATTGGCGTGGGACAATACCAGCATGATGTGGATCAGACGAAATTAAAAAAATCACTGGATCTGACCGTAGAAAGCTGCGTAAATCTGGTTGGTGTAAATCTGAATACGGCAAGTAGCCACCTGCTGACGTATATTTCCGGTCTAGGCCCTCAGCTGGCACAAAACATCGTGAACTACCGTGCGGAAAACGGTGCATTTACCTCCCGCAAGCAACTGATGAAAGTACCGCGTATGGGAGCCAAAGCATTTGAGCAATGCGCCGGTTTCCTTCGTATTCCACAGGCTGAAAACCCCTTGGATAATACGGCCGTACACCCTGAGAGTTATTGCATCGTAGAGCAGATGGCAAAAGACCTGGGATGCAGCGTAGCAGAACTTATCGCCAGCAAGGAGCTCCGCCTGAAAATAAAACCGGAGAAATACCTCACTCCTACCGTGGGTATGCCGACACTGAAAGATATTCTGCAAGAATTGGAAAAACCCGGACGCGACCCGAGAGGTCCGATAAAGATTTTCGAGTTCGACAAGAATGTACGCACCATCAACGACCTGCACGAAGGTATGGAACTCCCCGGCATCGTAGGCAATATCACCAACTTTGGCGCATTTGTCGACATAGGTATAAAAGAGAATGGTCTGATCCATCTTTCGCAGCTGGCCGACCGTTTCGTTTCAGACCCGAATGAGATTGTCTCTATTCACCAGCATGTCCGGGTCAGGGTGCTGAGTGTGGATATGGATCGCAAGCGGATTGCCTTGAAGCTGATTTCAGAATAA